In [Leptolyngbya] sp. PCC 7376, a genomic segment contains:
- the grxD gene encoding Grx4 family monothiol glutaredoxin, whose protein sequence is MSLTPETKAKLEELVNSSKIFVFMKGTKLMPQCGFSNNVVQILNSVGVEFKTFDVLEDYDVRQGIKEFSNWPTIPQVYVNGEFIGGSDIMIELYNNRELHEMLEVALAS, encoded by the coding sequence ATGTCTTTAACACCTGAAACCAAGGCAAAACTTGAAGAACTCGTTAATAGCAGCAAGATTTTTGTATTTATGAAAGGTACAAAATTAATGCCTCAATGTGGTTTCTCCAATAATGTGGTTCAGATTCTCAATAGTGTTGGCGTTGAGTTCAAAACGTTTGATGTGCTTGAAGATTATGATGTGCGCCAAGGAATCAAAGAGTTTTCCAACTGGCCAACTATTCCTCAGGTGTATGTAAATGGAGAATTCATCGGCGGATCTGACATCATGATCGAGCTGTATAACAATCGCGAACTTCACGAGATGCTTGAGGTTGCGCTAGCATCTTAA
- a CDS encoding BolA family protein: MVSLSAVKNSIEGHLGDATVFVKDLTGGGDHLEAIVVSPDFAGKTRVRQHQMVYAALKDEMATEAIHALALRTFTPDKWQEAGEPS; encoded by the coding sequence ATGGTTAGCCTATCAGCCGTAAAAAATTCCATTGAGGGACATCTCGGTGATGCCACAGTCTTTGTGAAGGATTTAACGGGCGGTGGAGATCACCTTGAAGCCATTGTTGTTTCACCCGATTTTGCTGGAAAAACCCGCGTTCGTCAGCACCAAATGGTCTACGCGGCTCTGAAAGACGAAATGGCAACTGAGGCGATTCATGCCCTTGCTCTGCGCACCTTTACACCAGACAAATGGCAAGAAGCTGGGGAACCATCCTAG
- the pyrF gene encoding orotidine-5'-phosphate decarboxylase — MIKQNNVVIVPLDVPNLSAAIALVDALPEVNFWKVGLELFVATGAEILKYLKKQKKQIFLDLKFHDIPNTVAGACRSAKEYEVDLLTMHATAGTEAMQRAKEALGDSPTKLIAITVLTSLSPQNLRDDLKVSIDLQAFAQQMASLAKQSGLDGAVCSPHEAKILREINGKEFTLVCPGVRPTWTQTGDQQRIMTPSDAIRQGANHLVIGRPITKASDPQIAWQKIQDEIAIA, encoded by the coding sequence ATGATCAAACAAAATAATGTCGTAATTGTGCCGCTCGATGTACCAAATCTTTCGGCAGCGATCGCCTTAGTAGACGCATTGCCAGAAGTGAATTTCTGGAAAGTCGGTTTAGAACTATTTGTGGCGACAGGTGCAGAAATTCTAAAATATCTAAAAAAACAGAAGAAGCAGATTTTCCTTGATCTGAAATTTCACGACATTCCCAATACAGTGGCAGGAGCTTGCCGTTCAGCGAAAGAGTATGAAGTCGATTTACTCACAATGCACGCGACGGCTGGTACTGAGGCAATGCAACGCGCCAAAGAAGCACTGGGAGATTCGCCCACAAAATTAATTGCCATTACGGTACTCACTAGTTTAAGCCCTCAAAATTTGCGGGATGATCTCAAAGTTTCGATTGATCTACAAGCCTTTGCGCAACAGATGGCGAGTTTGGCAAAGCAGTCTGGGTTAGATGGTGCAGTCTGTTCTCCCCATGAAGCAAAAATCTTACGAGAGATAAATGGTAAAGAGTTTACGCTCGTTTGCCCGGGAGTCCGTCCAACATGGACACAAACAGGTGATCAGCAACGCATTATGACTCCGAGTGATGCGATTAGACAGGGAGCTAATCATTTAGTAATTGGTCGCCCGATTACCAAAGCATCGGATCCGCAAATAGCTTGGCAAAAAATTCAAGATGAGATTGCGATCGCCTAA
- a CDS encoding biopolymer transporter ExbD — MRRHAIDEPDLPPQINIVPMIDVIFAILTFFIISTLFLGRFEALTVNLPKAKTSQSQDSVKATVTLDEAGIVYLNKSEVSLDDLKDEITDLVESETNLVVVLNADGAVTHDKVVTVIDQVRQIEGAKLAIATKSKAD; from the coding sequence ATGCGTCGCCACGCCATTGATGAACCAGATTTGCCGCCTCAAATCAATATTGTGCCGATGATTGATGTGATCTTTGCGATCCTGACATTTTTCATCATTTCGACTCTCTTTTTGGGTCGCTTCGAAGCATTAACAGTCAACCTCCCTAAAGCAAAGACATCTCAGTCTCAGGATTCGGTTAAGGCAACAGTCACCCTTGATGAAGCAGGGATTGTTTATCTCAACAAAAGCGAAGTATCACTGGATGATCTCAAAGACGAAATCACTGACCTCGTTGAATCCGAGACGAACCTTGTCGTCGTCCTCAATGCCGATGGGGCAGTGACCCATGACAAAGTTGTCACCGTCATTGACCAAGTCCGGCAGATCGAAGGGGCAAAATTGGCGATCGCCACCAAATCTAAAGCAGATTAA
- a CDS encoding MotA/TolQ/ExbB proton channel family protein, whose product MQRLGELIATAGIVAVPLLIFSIVAIALVLERIAFWYRINSQQTKVAKAVLKTYAHDPDAARQRLQRHVNLPMARIFLEALSLEDAEPDELELAISGAIQAEIPVIKRFNNIFDTIIALSPLLGLLGTVLGLIQSFSSIDFSSIGGSESAGVTSGISEALTSTAFGLVVAVFTLFFANTFRGFYLRQLALFQEYTAELELLHRRHHRYGKPEATPEPVEVS is encoded by the coding sequence ATGCAGAGGCTCGGTGAACTTATCGCAACAGCAGGAATCGTGGCAGTCCCACTACTGATTTTTTCAATCGTGGCGATCGCCCTTGTGCTTGAGCGGATTGCATTTTGGTATCGCATTAATAGCCAACAAACAAAGGTCGCAAAGGCAGTTTTAAAGACCTATGCTCATGACCCAGATGCCGCAAGACAGCGGCTTCAGCGTCATGTCAACCTACCAATGGCTCGTATTTTCCTTGAGGCACTGTCCCTTGAAGACGCGGAACCAGATGAATTGGAGCTAGCCATTAGCGGCGCAATCCAAGCAGAAATTCCGGTCATCAAACGATTTAACAATATTTTCGACACGATTATTGCGTTATCGCCTCTGCTCGGTCTCCTCGGAACAGTTTTGGGACTGATTCAATCTTTCAGTTCTATCGACTTTAGCTCTATTGGTGGCTCAGAAAGTGCAGGTGTTACCTCCGGTATTAGTGAAGCACTCACCTCCACTGCCTTTGGACTAGTTGTCGCAGTTTTTACACTATTTTTTGCGAATACTTTTCGGGGTTTTTATCTCAGGCAATTGGCTTTATTTCAGGAATACACAGCCGAACTAGAATTGCTGCATCGCCGCCATCATCGCTATGGAAAGCCAGAAGCTACGCCTGAACCAGTGGAGGTTTCCTAA